The following coding sequences are from one Shewanella eurypsychrophilus window:
- a CDS encoding L-threonylcarbamoyladenylate synthase, producing the protein MLQLDPSEVSEVIESGGVIAYPTEAVFGLGCDPDNDKAIEKLLKLKKRPWQKGLILVASDFAQLAPYLDETQLTQKQLEFAASKWPGPFTFIMPIRADISKLLCGSFNSLAVRVSSHPGIQKICKQLGKPLVSTSANLTGEEPAMSVAEVIEQFGNTIAAVVSGELGSEAKPSTIIDAISGKVLR; encoded by the coding sequence ATGTTGCAGTTAGACCCATCAGAAGTATCTGAGGTAATTGAGAGTGGAGGCGTAATAGCCTATCCCACCGAGGCTGTATTTGGGCTTGGTTGTGATCCTGATAATGATAAAGCGATAGAGAAATTGCTTAAACTGAAGAAGCGCCCTTGGCAAAAAGGTTTGATCTTAGTGGCCAGTGATTTTGCTCAATTAGCCCCTTACCTTGATGAAACACAGTTGACTCAAAAACAGCTTGAGTTTGCTGCTTCCAAGTGGCCAGGCCCTTTCACCTTCATCATGCCCATAAGAGCCGATATATCTAAGTTGCTTTGCGGTAGCTTTAATTCTCTTGCTGTAAGAGTTTCTTCTCATCCAGGTATTCAAAAAATCTGTAAACAGCTTGGCAAACCTCTAGTATCTACCAGTGCAAATTTGACTGGCGAAGAGCCAGCAATGAGTGTGGCGGAAGTGATTGAACAATTTGGAAATACAATCGCAGCGGTTGTTTCTGGTGAGCTGGGTTCTGAGGCTAAACCTTCAACGATTATCGATGCAATTAGTGGTAAGGTCTTGCGTTAG
- a CDS encoding gamma carbonic anhydrase family protein, with product MPVSLRAYKGVSPQFDDSVYLDDACVLVGDIFLDTDSSIWPLVAARGDVNHMRIGKRTNVQDGAILHVTRKSPSNPDGHPLLIGDDVTIGHKAMLHGCTVGSRILVGMGAIILDGAILEDDVILGAGSLVPPGKVLKSGHLYVGSPAKQVRALTEAELKFLPQSADNYVLLKNEYLNEEIVTSI from the coding sequence TAAAGGTGTAAGCCCTCAATTCGATGATTCTGTCTACCTGGACGACGCCTGTGTACTCGTTGGTGACATTTTTTTAGATACAGATTCTAGTATTTGGCCTTTAGTCGCCGCACGCGGTGATGTTAACCATATGAGAATTGGCAAAAGGACCAATGTTCAAGATGGTGCCATTCTTCATGTGACACGCAAGTCTCCCTCCAATCCCGATGGTCATCCTCTATTAATAGGTGACGATGTCACTATAGGGCACAAGGCTATGCTACATGGTTGTACAGTAGGGAGCCGAATCTTAGTTGGTATGGGAGCCATCATACTTGATGGTGCTATATTAGAAGACGATGTGATCTTAGGAGCCGGTTCTTTAGTTCCTCCAGGGAAGGTACTCAAGAGTGGCCATTTATATGTAGGCAGTCCAGCAAAACAGGTCCGCGCCCTGACCGAAGCAGAGCTTAAGTTTCTACCCCAGTCAGCGGATAATTATGTTCTGCTCAAGAATGAATATTTAAATGAAGAGATAGTCACTTCAATCTAG
- the aroE gene encoding shikimate dehydrogenase, with product MTDRYAVFGNPIAHSKSPLIHGLFAEETEQVLEYEALLAPIDGFETSLSEFWLNKGKGANVTVPFKEQAFKLCDELSELAQLAGAVNTLTLLENGHVRGDNTDGLGLVADLQRNFGSLVGKRVLLLGAGGAARGCILPMLNAGIDELSIHNRTHEKAAVLAELFAEYGNISAVATDDLTASFDIIINSTSSSLSGDIPQIPTSVIDAETSCYDMMYSKQITSFNSWASSLGASKVVDGLGMLVGQAAKSFELWRGVKPEVSSVLDALRIKLDTE from the coding sequence ATGACTGACAGATATGCCGTTTTTGGAAACCCGATAGCACACAGTAAATCTCCACTAATTCATGGGTTATTTGCCGAAGAGACTGAACAAGTACTCGAGTATGAGGCCTTGTTGGCTCCTATCGATGGTTTCGAAACAAGCTTGTCGGAGTTTTGGCTAAATAAAGGTAAGGGAGCCAATGTTACCGTCCCCTTTAAAGAGCAAGCATTTAAATTATGCGATGAGTTGAGTGAATTAGCTCAATTGGCTGGAGCGGTAAACACCTTAACCTTATTAGAGAACGGTCATGTCCGTGGTGACAATACCGATGGTTTAGGTCTGGTCGCCGATCTCCAGCGTAACTTTGGTAGCTTAGTCGGCAAGCGAGTGCTTCTTTTAGGGGCTGGTGGGGCGGCAAGAGGCTGTATTCTTCCTATGTTAAATGCAGGAATAGACGAGCTTAGTATTCATAATAGAACCCATGAAAAGGCTGCAGTGTTGGCCGAACTGTTCGCTGAATACGGTAACATCAGCGCCGTAGCGACTGATGATCTGACAGCTTCATTCGATATTATCATCAATTCAACATCTTCAAGCCTATCTGGTGATATTCCACAGATCCCAACGTCAGTAATAGATGCTGAAACGAGTTGCTATGACATGATGTATAGCAAGCAGATCACTTCGTTTAATTCGTGGGCCTCATCTTTGGGAGCGAGTAAGGTAGTCGATGGTTTAGGCATGTTAGTTGGACAAGCTGCAAAGAGTTTTGAATTATGGCGAGGTGTTAAGCCTGAAGTGTCATCGGTATTAGACGCTTTGAGAATAAAGTTGGATACAGAATGA
- a CDS encoding DUF1488 domain-containing protein yields MNQNIIFPDLQDWDDASQQIIFPAQVMGANIKCRVSLSRLTKLNGEELTEGAQVLEAFERSRFDIEDHIEELIEQEKFDEDGGVSWC; encoded by the coding sequence ATGAATCAGAATATTATATTTCCTGATTTACAAGATTGGGACGACGCTAGTCAACAGATCATTTTTCCAGCTCAAGTGATGGGGGCAAATATAAAGTGTCGTGTAAGCCTATCAAGACTAACTAAGCTAAATGGTGAGGAGCTGACTGAGGGAGCACAAGTGCTCGAAGCCTTCGAGAGAAGTCGTTTCGATATAGAAGATCATATAGAAGAGCTCATCGAACAGGAGAAGTTCGATGAGGATGGAGGGGTTAGTTGGTGCTAA
- the hemF gene encoding oxygen-dependent coproporphyrinogen oxidase produces the protein MSVPDISAVKTFLLDLQQQICEGLEQLDGKAEFKADSWKREEGGGGQSRVLTKGAVFEQAGVNFSHVTGASMPASATAHRPELAGRSFEAMGVSLVIHPNNPFIPTTHANVRFFIASKEGADPVWWFGGGFDLTPYYPFEEDVVEWHQHAKSFCDPFGEEVYPKYKKWCDEYFYLPHRDETRGVGGLFFDDLNQQGFDTSFEFMQAVGTGFLTAYAPIVNRRKDTEYGEKERDFQLYRRGRYVEFNLVYDRGTLFGLQTGGRTESILMSMPPLVRWEYCYTPEVSSPEALLYTDFLKPRDWLGLNK, from the coding sequence ATGTCTGTACCTGACATCAGCGCTGTAAAAACGTTTTTACTGGATCTTCAGCAGCAAATCTGTGAGGGCTTAGAGCAGCTTGATGGTAAAGCTGAGTTTAAGGCCGATTCTTGGAAGCGTGAAGAAGGTGGTGGAGGCCAAAGCCGAGTACTGACGAAAGGAGCCGTATTTGAACAGGCTGGGGTTAACTTTTCACATGTGACGGGGGCTTCAATGCCTGCATCAGCCACTGCTCACCGCCCGGAGCTTGCTGGCCGCAGCTTCGAGGCTATGGGGGTCTCTCTGGTAATTCATCCTAATAACCCTTTTATCCCAACGACACATGCTAATGTTCGCTTCTTTATTGCATCTAAAGAGGGGGCTGATCCTGTTTGGTGGTTTGGCGGTGGATTCGACCTGACGCCTTATTATCCATTTGAAGAAGATGTGGTTGAGTGGCATCAGCACGCTAAATCATTCTGCGATCCATTTGGTGAGGAAGTTTATCCCAAGTATAAGAAGTGGTGCGATGAATACTTTTATTTACCTCACAGAGATGAGACTCGTGGTGTCGGTGGGCTCTTTTTCGATGATCTGAACCAGCAAGGTTTCGATACTAGCTTTGAGTTTATGCAAGCTGTAGGTACAGGATTCTTAACTGCCTATGCACCAATCGTTAACCGCCGTAAAGATACTGAGTATGGTGAAAAAGAACGTGATTTTCAGCTCTATCGCCGTGGGCGTTACGTAGAGTTCAATCTTGTGTATGACAGAGGTACTTTATTCGGGCTACAAACTGGTGGGAGAACTGAGTCCATATTGATGTCGATGCCACCACTAGTTCGTTGGGAGTACTGTTACACTCCAGAAGTTAGCTCACCAGAAGCATTACTTTATACAGACTTTCTTAAGCCGAGAGACTGGCTGGGTTTGAATAAATAG